DNA from Triplophysa dalaica isolate WHDGS20190420 chromosome 9, ASM1584641v1, whole genome shotgun sequence:
ACTTTGTCCTGGATGCTGGGTTCACAGAGGATGTAATCAGGTGCAATGCAGGTTTGGCCACAGTTGACATACTTTCCCCATGTTATCCGGCTATAAATTAAAAAGCATTAGAAAGCAAGTATTAGTTACCATGACTTATTAACTCAAAGCAAACTCACCGGCAGGCTATTCTAATGTCACAGTTCTTGTCAATGTAACAAGGGCTTTTTCCACCCAGTTCCAAAGTGACCGGTGTGAGATGGTGAGACGCTGCCTCCATAACCAGTTTGCCCACTGTGCTGTTGCCAGTGTAGAAGATGTGGTCAAAACGCTGCTTCAACAGCTCCTGGGTCTCTGGAACACCTCCTGTTACCACTGGATACATCTCCTGATacgttaataaaacatatatataaacatataatatataaatgatgatatatcaacaacaataatatttttaagaatgaaatGTGATTGAAGTATTACAGGGTCAAGGTAGTGACGAAGGAGCTCCATGACTTCTGCTGTGTGAGAGCTCACTTCTGATGGCTTTGTTATCGCAAGCATTTCCTAAAGAATCAAAGAAATCAAGCAAAGGTTTAACATTTAAGAGCAACCGTGCAGGAAAGATTAACAGCTTTTCGGTCGTTTTTTCAATCATTTGGCTTTAGACGAATCATGCGTATGAGCCATGTAGACTAATTTATTACACATTAACTGTGCTTTATTGGACCTTGAAAAACCCCAACCTGTTTAATCTGTATTGGGAATGAGGAAATGTGTCCTggattatatttttttacgaACAAAGTGAAGATGATGAAAAAAAGCTTTACCTGCAGCAATGGCCCCTACGAGGGGTTGTAGGGTCACTGCTATTGGATAGTTCCATGCCCCAATGATAAGCACCACACCAAGAGGCTCCGGGTGTATGAAGACCTCATCGGACATGGTGAGAAGATTCTTGGACACTGGACGAGGAGCTGCCCATTCAGCCAACTTGCTGACAGCCAGATTGATTTCTCCAACCAAGCCTAGGATCTCATACAGTTGTGTTGAATTTTCACTCTGTCACATCAAAAACAACACGTTTAGTACAAATacactaaataaatgaatgactgtagagaatgtgaaaaaaatgatcCACCTTATAGAGGTCTTTTCTCAAGGCATCAGTAATGtccttttctctttctgtaATGAATCGACTTAGGTTTTTTAGTTGTTGAATTCTGTACTCCAGGGGTTTAGATCTTCCAGTCAGAAAAGCCTTTCTGGCGTGTTGAACAGCCAGCTGCTCCATAGACATTTCGGAAAATCAGTCTAGACTCTAGAAGGACAGTTTGAGGACAAAGAATTcaggaaataaaacagaaaacatacaGTTGCATTCTGTGCATTTCTACAATGATTTTCAACCAAAATATTATGGGTTGACTGTGACTATTGTGGTGAGACCATAACACAATTGTACTATGATTTCAacgcaaaaaatatatatttactgtagttAATTAAATCTTTTGTTAATTTTCCTAAGTGTAACAGTGAAATGAGGGTAAATGTACATTATGAGTATCAATATATTTCGCAACATTTAACATATCGAAACAATTGCACATCAGACAATTTATGTTATATCCCTTTACTGTTCCCTGACATAAAATTCGATGatattaaatgtacaagtttAACTTTGCACACTTTCTCACCTCTGTAAGGAGTGACATTAAATTAGTTTTCTCTCCAGGGGTTGCATCGAAGCTCAGATAGACGTATTCGAAGTACGTTTTGTCTCAGTGAAATGAAAATGCAACACCTTTACTAAATAACACGCAATGTATCAATTTAAAGTATCTGTTGTGAGAAAAAGGTTCGCACATACACAGCAAAAGGGTTATAAGTGCGTTACCTCTAATCAGAAACGACCGTGATTGGCCAACATGTCATCCTGTTTAGCCATTGCTGATAAAGGTAACAGGAAACCACGTGACAAAGATTTAAAGGACTTGCCTCGGCGGTGGTGTGGACAATTATTTATTCCAGTATAATAACACTAAGACAGTTTAATACGAACTGAACTGAAAATATTTAGTAAAGAGTGAAGATaggaatattaatatttagactGAATAAATTTGAAAAACACGCGGTGAGGCTACGCCACGCCCACTTTTGTCAAACTGTTCCTGTTTCTTCGCctaatttaatacaatgaatTCACACTACAGCGCCATCCACAGTATGCATTATTAACTACATCAGACATATCTACAAGAGTGAGATTTAAACATCATCGGTCGACAGGTC
Protein-coding regions in this window:
- the aldh3a2a gene encoding aldehyde dehydrogenase family 3 member A2a, whose protein sequence is MSMEQLAVQHARKAFLTGRSKPLEYRIQQLKNLSRFITEREKDITDALRKDLYKSENSTQLYEILGLVGEINLAVSKLAEWAAPRPVSKNLLTMSDEVFIHPEPLGVVLIIGAWNYPIAVTLQPLVGAIAAGKALITKPSEVSSHTAEVMELLRHYLDPEMYPVVTGGVPETQELLKQRFDHIFYTGNSTVGKLVMEAASHHLTPVTLELGGKSPCYIDKNCDIRIACRRITWGKYVNCGQTCIAPDYILCEPSIQDKVIDEIQKCIKEFYTNDPKSFEDYGRIINQRHFKRLIALIEDSTVAVGGDSDEAECYIAPTVLKDVTSQSKVMQEEIFGPILPIVNVNGIKEAIQFINEREKPLALYVFSSSNKIIKQMISDTSSGALLANDCLVHYTISDLPFGGVGNSGTGRYHGKYSFDQLSHLRSCLIKKLNMEMVNQMRYPPHTAEKLRWARFFLLKQINLAKWRQMAQVAMVAALAAFVVQRFLR